The Blastomonas fulva genome contains a region encoding:
- a CDS encoding response regulator transcription factor, translated as MSNSFDILLVEDSPDLASNIIDYLEALGHRMHYAADGEAGLREALVRPVDIVLLDLALPNRGGLSVCSEIRRRADRRIPILMLTARDTLDDKLAGFAHGADDYLVKPFSLAELAARVAALALRPQLGQLHCFSVGPLTIDRQARTATRDGQLLRLTPLLWELLLLLAEAWPNPVSRDEATLRLWGDDPPSSDSLRAHLHLLRQVVDKPFDRPIIETVHSVGFRLKVVP; from the coding sequence TTGAGCAACAGCTTCGACATTCTGCTGGTGGAGGACAGCCCCGATCTGGCCAGCAACATCATCGACTATCTCGAGGCGCTCGGGCACCGGATGCATTATGCCGCAGACGGGGAAGCGGGATTGCGCGAGGCGCTGGTCCGCCCGGTCGATATCGTGCTGCTCGATCTCGCCCTGCCGAATCGGGGGGGCTTGAGCGTCTGCAGCGAGATCCGTCGCCGCGCAGACCGGCGAATACCGATATTGATGCTGACCGCGCGCGATACGCTGGACGACAAGCTGGCGGGATTTGCGCATGGTGCCGATGATTATCTGGTCAAACCCTTTTCGCTGGCAGAGCTTGCCGCGCGGGTTGCCGCGTTGGCGCTGCGGCCGCAACTGGGGCAGCTGCATTGCTTTTCGGTGGGGCCGCTGACCATCGACCGGCAGGCGCGCACGGCGACGAGGGACGGGCAGCTGCTGCGTCTGACGCCGCTGCTGTGGGAACTGCTGTTGCTGCTGGCCGAAGCATGGCCCAATCCCGTGAGCCGGGACGAGGCGACATTGCGGCTGTGGGGCGATGATCCGCCCTCGTCCGATTCGCTGCGTGCGCATCTGCACCTGCTGCGCCAGGTGGTGGACAAGCCATTCGACCGTCCGATCATCGAGACCGTGCACAGTGTCGGGTTTCGCCTCAAGGTCGTGCCATGA
- a CDS encoding sensor histidine kinase — translation MSASRHSLRGRIVLTIIGSVIATSAIFGLAAFGIAYTTEDRLFRDVLAEEVAHQTAAWRRSGTLATPANPDVTIYRQDQPLPPDIRKDFAANPRQSEFYGRKGRHYHVQRFDPADGRPGAGRTPAVAVIEVSQDLLVRPYRDSIIVLLAGLSLVIAAVMAAFGWWLVNRAMKPLSALAHDVARAESAIPILHVRDYPANEIGTLAEALEQAFARIGGFVERERAFTRDASHELRTPLAVISGAAEVIALNRDLPSDLAEPLRRIETATTDMVLALDQLLALARENEGVRKECVALRAMIDKAVSWARLRYPGSLIEVATGIDSDAAVLAHPTSLQLVLNNLIGNCFQHVGTGQLVIGYENGTLSISDDGPGFEPGTDPFARFEKGDRSSGSGLGLDITRRLCDAAGIGLVVGEAGDSRKGAHFRLELGAPLGHGPR, via the coding sequence ATGAGCGCGAGTCGACACAGCCTGCGCGGGCGGATCGTTCTCACGATCATCGGCAGCGTGATTGCGACAAGCGCGATCTTCGGCCTCGCCGCCTTCGGTATCGCCTATACCACCGAAGACCGCTTGTTTCGCGACGTGCTCGCCGAAGAGGTCGCGCACCAGACGGCCGCCTGGCGCAGGTCGGGCACACTTGCGACACCCGCCAACCCCGACGTCACCATCTATCGCCAAGACCAGCCGCTGCCACCGGATATCCGGAAGGACTTTGCCGCCAATCCCCGGCAGAGCGAGTTTTATGGTCGCAAGGGACGCCATTACCACGTCCAGCGCTTCGATCCAGCCGATGGCAGGCCGGGTGCGGGGCGGACGCCAGCGGTGGCGGTGATCGAAGTCAGCCAGGATCTGCTGGTTCGCCCCTATCGGGATTCGATCATCGTGCTGCTGGCCGGGCTCAGCCTCGTCATCGCGGCGGTCATGGCCGCGTTCGGATGGTGGCTGGTCAACCGGGCGATGAAGCCGCTCAGCGCGCTGGCGCACGATGTCGCACGCGCAGAGTCGGCGATACCGATCCTTCATGTAAGGGACTATCCGGCCAATGAGATCGGGACGCTGGCAGAAGCGCTGGAGCAGGCGTTTGCGCGCATCGGCGGATTTGTCGAACGCGAGCGAGCCTTTACCCGCGATGCCAGCCACGAACTGCGCACGCCGCTGGCGGTCATCTCCGGAGCCGCCGAGGTCATCGCGCTCAACCGCGATCTTCCATCGGATCTTGCCGAACCCTTGCGCCGGATTGAAACGGCGACCACCGACATGGTCTTGGCGCTCGATCAGCTGCTGGCGCTGGCGCGCGAAAACGAGGGCGTTCGCAAGGAATGCGTGGCGCTGCGGGCGATGATCGACAAGGCCGTGTCCTGGGCCAGGCTGCGCTACCCCGGCAGCCTGATCGAGGTTGCGACCGGCATCGATAGCGACGCCGCCGTCCTTGCGCACCCCACCTCGTTGCAGCTTGTGCTCAACAACCTGATCGGCAATTGCTTCCAGCATGTCGGGACCGGACAGCTGGTGATCGGATACGAAAACGGTACACTGTCGATTTCGGATGACGGCCCCGGGTTCGAACCGGGTACCGATCCGTTTGCTCGCTTCGAGAAGGGCGATCGCAGCAGCGGCAGCGGCCTGGGGCTCGATATCACCCGGCGCCTGTGCGATGCGGCGGGGATCGGGCTGGTCGTCGGCGAGGCCGGGGATAGCCGCAAGGGCGCACATTTCCGTCTCGAACTCGGGGCCCCCTTGGGGCATGGCCCACGATGA
- a CDS encoding GTP-binding protein — MPTPISALDRKLPVTVLSGFLGAGKTTLLNYILANVEGLRVAVIVNDMSEVNIDAALVRGGEAALSRASEELVEMTNGCICCTLRDDLLKEVRSLAEAGRFDYLVIESTGISEPLPVAATFSFRDEAGESLGDVAKLDTMVTVVDAVNLLNDYASHEFLADRGESLGEDDTRSLVALLVEQIEFADVIIVNKAEDVPAEHLATVTKLCASLNADARIIPASRSKVDLAQILGTGLFDDDRAAEHPLWAKELYGYATHRPETEEYGIESFVYRARRPFAPDRFYAFLTGDGLEGVVRAKGFFWLATRTEWVGELAVAGSQTMTSRLGRWWASVPKNQWPHDNQFEDFVAHNWDAVWGDRRQELVFIGINMDEARLRAGLDACLVDAEGYTPDAWQRLADPFPAWGEQARVLESA, encoded by the coding sequence ATGCCCACGCCGATATCCGCCCTGGACCGCAAGCTACCCGTCACCGTGCTTTCTGGCTTCCTCGGCGCGGGCAAGACCACGCTGCTCAACTACATCCTGGCCAATGTCGAGGGCCTGCGCGTCGCGGTGATCGTCAACGACATGTCGGAGGTGAACATCGACGCCGCTCTGGTGCGCGGCGGCGAGGCGGCGCTCAGCCGGGCGAGCGAGGAGCTTGTCGAGATGACCAATGGCTGCATCTGCTGCACGCTGCGCGACGATCTGCTCAAGGAGGTGCGGAGCCTCGCCGAGGCGGGCAGGTTCGATTATCTGGTGATCGAAAGCACCGGCATCTCCGAGCCGCTGCCGGTCGCGGCGACGTTCAGCTTCCGCGACGAGGCAGGCGAGAGCCTCGGCGATGTCGCCAAGCTCGACACCATGGTGACCGTGGTCGATGCGGTGAACCTGCTCAACGATTATGCCAGCCACGAATTCCTGGCTGATCGCGGCGAATCCCTCGGCGAGGACGATACGCGCAGCCTGGTCGCGCTGCTGGTTGAGCAGATCGAGTTTGCCGATGTCATCATCGTCAACAAGGCCGAGGACGTTCCCGCAGAGCATCTGGCGACCGTCACCAAATTGTGCGCCTCGCTCAACGCCGATGCGCGGATCATCCCCGCCAGCCGCTCGAAAGTTGATCTTGCGCAGATACTCGGCACCGGGCTGTTCGACGACGACCGTGCCGCAGAGCATCCCTTATGGGCCAAGGAGCTGTACGGCTATGCAACCCATCGGCCCGAGACCGAGGAATACGGCATCGAGAGCTTCGTCTATCGTGCGCGCCGTCCGTTCGCGCCCGATCGCTTTTATGCCTTTCTGACCGGAGACGGGCTGGAAGGTGTTGTCCGCGCCAAGGGTTTCTTCTGGCTGGCGACGCGCACCGAATGGGTCGGCGAACTCGCGGTGGCGGGATCGCAGACGATGACGTCGCGGCTGGGCCGCTGGTGGGCATCGGTGCCCAAGAACCAGTGGCCGCACGACAACCAGTTCGAGGATTTCGTCGCGCACAACTGGGATGCGGTCTGGGGCGACCGGCGGCAGGAACTGGTGTTCATCGGCATCAATATGGACGAGGCGCGGCTTCGCGCCGGACTCGATGCCTGTCTGGTCGACGCCGAGGGCTATACCCCCGATGCCTGGCAGCGCCTCGCCGATCCGTTTCCGGCCTGGGGCGAACAGGCCCGTGTCCTGGAGAGCGCCTGA
- a CDS encoding ABC transporter ATP-binding protein produces MPDTPDTIELNAISHHFDTASERIELFKGLSCTIHADQTLAIVGPSGAGKSSLLAIAAGLEKPAGGTVRFIIHGADVDAQTMRANSGFIFQQFHLMPELDAIGNLALPLRLKGNRDASDIAALWLEKVGLKDRARHRPHQLSGGEQQRIAVARAFITAPRFVFADEPTGNLDIHTSQAVAELMCDCAQATGCGLVIVTHSRQLAQRAGASLILAAGRLEEAA; encoded by the coding sequence ATGCCCGACACGCCCGACACCATAGAGCTGAACGCCATCAGCCATCATTTTGATACGGCAAGCGAACGGATCGAGCTGTTCAAGGGGCTTTCCTGCACGATCCATGCGGACCAAACCCTGGCCATCGTGGGGCCCTCGGGCGCGGGCAAGTCCAGCCTTTTGGCGATTGCCGCGGGGTTGGAAAAGCCCGCGGGAGGCACCGTGCGCTTCATCATCCATGGCGCGGATGTCGACGCGCAAACGATGCGGGCCAATTCCGGCTTCATCTTCCAGCAGTTCCATCTGATGCCCGAGCTCGACGCGATCGGCAATCTGGCGTTGCCGCTCAGGCTGAAGGGAAATCGCGACGCGTCCGATATCGCGGCACTCTGGCTCGAGAAAGTGGGGCTGAAAGATCGGGCCCGGCACCGCCCCCACCAATTGAGCGGCGGCGAGCAGCAGCGCATTGCCGTGGCACGCGCCTTTATTACAGCTCCAAGATTTGTCTTCGCGGACGAGCCGACCGGCAATCTGGATATCCACACATCCCAGGCCGTGGCCGAGCTGATGTGCGATTGCGCGCAGGCGACAGGGTGCGGTCTGGTGATCGTGACCCACAGCAGGCAATTGGCACAGCGTGCCGGCGCGAGCCTGATTCTGGCGGCCGGACGGCTGGAGGAAGCCGCATGA
- a CDS encoding DUF3299 domain-containing protein → MRKLIPAIAALALIAVPQTASHAAMQQGKKAPVEDVWKPAATPKGGVSWAVLEATKEQTRTGKDGYLYSKPLFTPAVKALAGKRIKVAGWMKPLETGSRQKHFVLLAYPPGCPFHFHAIPNQFIEVYADIPFPTNETKMFVVTGVLELTGQDESGIFYRLKAASPA, encoded by the coding sequence ATGCGCAAGCTCATCCCCGCCATTGCGGCGCTCGCCCTAATCGCCGTCCCGCAGACCGCCTCGCACGCTGCAATGCAGCAGGGCAAGAAGGCCCCGGTCGAGGATGTCTGGAAGCCCGCAGCAACCCCCAAGGGCGGCGTCTCCTGGGCGGTGCTGGAAGCCACCAAGGAACAGACCCGCACCGGCAAGGACGGCTATCTTTATTCCAAGCCGCTGTTCACCCCGGCGGTGAAGGCGCTGGCCGGCAAGCGCATCAAGGTGGCCGGCTGGATGAAGCCGCTCGAGACCGGCAGCCGCCAGAAGCACTTCGTCCTGCTCGCCTATCCCCCGGGCTGCCCCTTCCATTTCCACGCCATCCCCAACCAGTTCATCGAGGTCTATGCCGACATCCCGTTCCCGACCAACGAGACTAAGATGTTCGTGGTGACGGGCGTGCTCGAGCTGACCGGCCAGGACGAAAGCGGCATCTTCTATCGCCTCAAGGCCGCCAGCCCCGCCTGA
- a CDS encoding MerC domain-containing protein — protein MIPSSLAGAVRAPKSADFAEGVAISASILCLIHCLALPLLLAGSPWLSHALALPFDMHLWIVLIAGPVSAWLLLTAARHQRIGVFIAGLAGLGALVLALLLPVPEPVETAMSTLGSLMLAGAHVANWLARHGPGQRCA, from the coding sequence ATGATCCCAAGCAGCCTTGCAGGCGCCGTTCGTGCGCCGAAATCGGCTGACTTTGCCGAGGGCGTGGCGATTTCCGCGTCGATCCTGTGCTTGATCCACTGCCTGGCGCTGCCGCTGCTGCTGGCAGGCTCGCCCTGGCTCAGCCATGCTCTGGCACTGCCCTTCGACATGCATCTGTGGATCGTGCTGATCGCAGGGCCGGTCAGCGCATGGCTGCTGCTGACCGCAGCGCGGCACCAGCGGATCGGGGTGTTCATCGCCGGACTTGCCGGGCTTGGCGCGCTGGTGCTGGCGCTGCTGCTGCCGGTACCAGAGCCGGTCGAAACCGCGATGAGCACGCTGGGAAGCCTGATGCTCGCCGGCGCGCATGTGGCAAACTGGCTGGCACGCCACGGTCCTGGCCAGCGTTGCGCCTGA
- a CDS encoding DUF1826 domain-containing protein: MTSASATLNHPPAITSWQDIFDPDTRIVIDPEAVLLRWDEIAPLLDLAPFGHRAAGPPDTVAQALPPMPPALTAAITDLATRFAALMRCETVRVRLEGVTGNACRKVHADYTDLRLICTLAGPGTDYTLRDDPDAPLQRIATGAVALFKGQEFGPGHRACLHRSPPIEGSGDKRLVLVIDTPDRHPNG; encoded by the coding sequence ATGACCAGTGCATCTGCAACTCTGAACCATCCGCCTGCCATCACAAGCTGGCAGGACATCTTCGATCCGGACACCCGGATCGTCATCGACCCCGAGGCCGTGCTGCTGCGGTGGGACGAGATCGCGCCGCTGCTCGATCTTGCCCCCTTCGGCCATCGCGCCGCTGGTCCGCCCGACACGGTGGCACAGGCGCTGCCGCCGATGCCTCCAGCGCTCACTGCTGCGATCACCGATCTCGCCACCCGCTTTGCCGCGCTGATGCGGTGCGAGACGGTGCGGGTGCGGCTGGAGGGGGTGACCGGCAATGCCTGTCGCAAGGTGCACGCCGACTATACCGATCTCAGGCTGATCTGCACGCTGGCGGGGCCGGGCACCGACTATACGCTGCGCGATGATCCCGACGCTCCGCTTCAGCGCATTGCGACAGGCGCGGTCGCACTGTTCAAGGGGCAGGAATTTGGCCCGGGCCATCGCGCCTGCCTGCATCGCTCGCCGCCGATCGAGGGCAGCGGGGACAAGCGGCTGGTGCTGGTGATCGATACGCCCGACCGGCATCCAAATGGCTAA
- a CDS encoding type 1 glutamine amidotransferase domain-containing protein → MLLRITTMLTCTLAWLVFAPANATTSQYNRVLLVISGHGQEEGKVRPGFEMDELTQAYAVFVDNGLQVDIASPAGGAVVADKFNRDKPYNRRFLADSMAAAKLTATRSIASLDKQDYAAVFIIGGKGAMFDLPVDVQLKALLARTYQAGGVVGAVCHGPAVLMNVLLQGGTSLLEGRSVTGFSNEEEALFGKGWAPAFPVLLENGLRGSGAKFSDAPMMLSHVVTDGRLVTGQNPYSTAAAAEAVIRAMGRTPAPRQPWADERSILLLGQMLNGDAVKARAAFNADPTLYDVPLIAMWGFFRAQSAGSDRGVLTNAVDVMELALPHFSRPELVSAIAEARNTLATMP, encoded by the coding sequence ATGCTGCTGCGGATAACAACGATGCTGACGTGCACGCTCGCTTGGCTGGTTTTTGCGCCTGCGAATGCCACCACCAGCCAGTACAACCGTGTCCTGCTGGTGATCAGCGGGCATGGACAGGAAGAGGGCAAGGTGCGCCCCGGCTTCGAAATGGACGAACTCACCCAGGCCTATGCCGTGTTCGTGGACAATGGCCTGCAGGTCGATATCGCAAGTCCCGCAGGCGGGGCTGTCGTCGCAGACAAGTTCAATCGCGACAAACCCTACAACCGGCGTTTCCTGGCCGACTCGATGGCCGCAGCCAAGCTGACCGCCACCCGGTCAATCGCAAGCCTGGACAAACAGGACTATGCGGCGGTCTTCATCATCGGCGGCAAGGGCGCAATGTTCGACCTTCCAGTCGACGTTCAGCTCAAGGCGCTGCTTGCAAGGACCTATCAGGCGGGCGGCGTCGTTGGCGCCGTCTGCCATGGCCCTGCAGTGCTGATGAACGTCTTGCTGCAAGGAGGGACGTCGCTGCTCGAAGGGCGGTCGGTCACCGGATTTTCGAACGAGGAGGAAGCGCTGTTCGGCAAGGGCTGGGCGCCGGCCTTCCCCGTGCTACTGGAAAACGGATTGCGCGGCTCGGGCGCAAAATTCAGCGATGCCCCGATGATGCTGAGCCATGTCGTCACGGATGGCCGGCTGGTGACGGGGCAGAACCCCTATTCCACTGCAGCGGCGGCAGAAGCAGTGATCAGGGCCATGGGTCGGACGCCTGCGCCGCGCCAGCCATGGGCCGACGAACGGAGCATATTGCTGCTTGGGCAGATGCTGAATGGCGACGCGGTGAAAGCGCGCGCGGCGTTCAACGCGGACCCGACGCTCTATGATGTTCCGCTGATCGCGATGTGGGGGTTCTTCCGCGCGCAATCGGCGGGATCGGACCGCGGCGTGCTGACCAATGCGGTCGACGTCATGGAACTGGCGCTGCCCCATTTCAGCAGGCCCGAACTCGTCTCTGCCATCGCAGAGGCGCGCAACACGCTTGCCACGATGCCATGA
- a CDS encoding ABC transporter ATP-binding protein: MSLLLQHVAFHYAGRPILDDFSFAMEPGEHSLLIGASGSGKSTLVNLVCGLLTPDSGTIAIAGESMTGLGPARRDDLRRRRIGLVFQTLRLVSALDLTGNMLLAQRLVGGTGGRDRVAMLIERLGLGHRAHALPRQLSQGEAQRAAIARALIGQPDLIIADEPTSALDHANMEKVVTLLRECAREAGSSLLIVTHDDRLRDHVASVREIGPMAEQAAA; encoded by the coding sequence ATGAGCCTTTTGCTTCAGCACGTCGCGTTCCATTATGCCGGACGCCCGATCCTCGACGATTTCAGCTTTGCCATGGAGCCCGGCGAACACAGCCTGCTGATTGGCGCATCGGGCAGCGGCAAGTCGACGCTGGTCAATCTGGTGTGCGGGCTGCTCACGCCCGACAGCGGCACCATCGCCATTGCGGGCGAGAGCATGACCGGGCTCGGCCCCGCCCGGCGCGACGATCTGCGCAGGCGCCGAATCGGGCTGGTCTTCCAGACGCTGCGGCTGGTCTCGGCGCTCGACCTCACCGGCAATATGCTGCTCGCTCAAAGACTTGTGGGGGGCACCGGCGGGCGCGACCGCGTGGCGATGCTGATCGAGCGGCTGGGACTTGGCCACCGCGCCCATGCCCTTCCCCGCCAGCTCAGCCAGGGCGAGGCACAGCGCGCTGCCATCGCCCGCGCGCTCATCGGCCAGCCGGACCTGATCATCGCCGACGAGCCGACATCGGCGCTCGATCATGCCAACATGGAAAAGGTGGTCACGCTGCTGCGCGAGTGCGCGCGCGAGGCGGGTTCAAGCCTGCTGATCGTGACGCATGACGACCGGCTGCGCGATCATGTCGCCTCGGTGCGCGAGATCGGCCCGATGGCCGAGCAGGCTGCAGCATGA
- the chrA gene encoding chromate efflux transporter, with translation MPTQPNRTADFADLLRVFARIGCLSFGGPAAQIALMHSEVVDRLGWVREQEYLHALNFCHLLPGPEAQQLATWIGWRLHGLKGGLAAGLLFVLPGALLMLALSTLYALAANLDWFSAAFLGVKAAVLAIVVQALIRIAGRALDTCFKQGLAISAFLALFLFDLPFPAVVLGAGALGMIVAAWRPGWLALKPVSGDAPAAAPTWRAMGRTALAWGAIWALPLAVVLATLGKSHVFWDIGLFFSQLAIVTFGGAYAVLAYMAQEAVQTFGWLQPGEMADGLGLAETTPGPLILVTQHVGFLAAFRAPEPFSPITAGILGAALTTWVTFAPCFLWIFTFAPWIDRLQHATRFKGGLAALTAAVVGVIANLSIWFALHVLFARVTPTAIGPLYVQLPELASFDARAGLLSLAAGLILFRLHWSIPRTLAVLVLAGLAMAWIPLGSA, from the coding sequence GTGCCGACACAACCAAACAGAACCGCCGACTTTGCCGACCTGCTGCGCGTCTTCGCGCGCATCGGATGCCTGAGCTTCGGCGGGCCCGCCGCGCAGATCGCGCTGATGCACAGTGAAGTGGTCGACAGGCTCGGCTGGGTGCGCGAGCAGGAGTATCTGCACGCGCTGAACTTCTGCCATTTGCTGCCCGGCCCGGAAGCGCAGCAGCTGGCGACGTGGATCGGCTGGCGGCTGCACGGGCTCAAGGGCGGGCTGGCCGCCGGTCTGCTGTTCGTCCTGCCCGGCGCGCTGCTGATGCTCGCGCTTTCGACGCTCTATGCACTGGCGGCCAATCTTGACTGGTTTTCCGCAGCATTTCTCGGCGTCAAGGCCGCGGTGCTCGCGATCGTAGTCCAGGCGCTGATCCGCATCGCCGGGCGAGCCCTCGACACCTGCTTCAAGCAGGGCCTTGCGATCAGTGCCTTTCTGGCGCTGTTCCTGTTCGACCTGCCCTTTCCGGCGGTGGTGTTGGGCGCAGGCGCGCTCGGAATGATCGTGGCGGCGTGGCGTCCCGGCTGGCTGGCGCTCAAGCCCGTCTCTGGCGACGCCCCCGCGGCAGCACCCACATGGCGCGCGATGGGCCGCACGGCACTAGCGTGGGGCGCGATCTGGGCGCTGCCGCTCGCGGTGGTGCTGGCGACGCTGGGGAAGAGCCATGTGTTTTGGGATATCGGCCTGTTCTTTTCGCAGCTCGCGATCGTGACCTTTGGCGGCGCCTATGCGGTGCTGGCCTATATGGCGCAGGAGGCGGTGCAGACGTTCGGCTGGCTGCAACCCGGCGAGATGGCCGATGGCCTGGGCCTGGCCGAAACGACGCCGGGTCCGCTGATCCTCGTCACCCAGCATGTCGGGTTCCTCGCAGCCTTCCGCGCGCCCGAGCCGTTCTCGCCGATCACCGCGGGCATCCTGGGCGCGGCGCTCACCACCTGGGTGACCTTTGCGCCGTGCTTCCTGTGGATCTTCACTTTCGCGCCCTGGATCGACCGGCTGCAGCATGCCACGCGGTTCAAGGGTGGCCTTGCGGCACTGACCGCAGCGGTGGTCGGGGTGATCGCCAACCTCTCGATCTGGTTCGCACTGCACGTGCTGTTCGCACGCGTCACGCCCACCGCGATCGGCCCGCTGTACGTCCAGCTTCCCGAGCTTGCCAGCTTCGACGCCCGCGCCGGCCTGCTGTCGCTGGCGGCCGGCTTGATCCTGTTCCGGCTGCACTGGAGCATCCCGCGCACCCTCGCCGTTCTCGTATTGGCCGGGCTCGCAATGGCCTGGATCCCGCTGGGCAGCGCCTAG
- a CDS encoding ABC transporter permease, translated as MIRLAWAYMCDRPLTVGLNALLLGIAVATLVLLLQFATQAGERFERDARGIDLVVGAKGSPLQLVLSSVYHIDQPTGNIPLGELARLRADPGVGKAVPLALGDNFEGFRIVGSDSGLLDLYGARIAQGRAFARPSEVVLGADVARRTGAGLGQKFVGSHGLETDPDGEQGHDHAPFETVGILAPTGTALDRLIITSVESVWDVHGIAHDEHDDDHEGEAGHDHADHDDHDHDSEHHDEALQAEAPQPEITAILVRYRNAAAAMRLPTQINRQTALQAAAPAAEAARLLGLFGSVIEGARLFGWLLALSAGLSLFVALWSATRAREGDLALLRVMGATPGAVFGTILAEGLLIAAIGAVGGIALAHAAMAAASSAFPTISELGISALRFLPGEAVILGAALTIGLVAAAIPAIRIFRVDLAETLAKYS; from the coding sequence ATGATCCGGCTGGCATGGGCCTATATGTGCGACCGCCCGCTGACGGTGGGGCTCAACGCGCTGCTGCTGGGCATTGCGGTTGCAACGCTGGTGCTGCTGCTGCAGTTCGCCACACAGGCCGGCGAGCGGTTCGAGCGCGATGCGCGCGGCATCGATCTGGTGGTCGGCGCAAAGGGGTCGCCGCTGCAGCTGGTGCTGTCGAGCGTCTATCATATCGACCAGCCGACCGGAAACATCCCGCTGGGCGAGCTGGCGCGGCTGCGCGCCGACCCCGGCGTGGGCAAGGCTGTTCCGCTGGCGCTGGGCGACAATTTCGAGGGTTTCCGGATTGTCGGGAGTGATTCAGGCCTGCTCGATCTCTACGGCGCGAGGATCGCGCAGGGCCGCGCTTTCGCGAGGCCGTCAGAGGTCGTGCTCGGCGCAGATGTCGCGCGGCGCACCGGCGCCGGGCTGGGGCAGAAATTCGTTGGCAGCCATGGCCTGGAGACCGACCCCGATGGCGAACAGGGCCATGACCATGCGCCGTTCGAAACCGTCGGGATCTTGGCCCCCACTGGCACCGCGCTCGACCGGCTGATCATCACCTCGGTTGAATCGGTGTGGGACGTGCACGGGATCGCGCATGACGAGCACGATGATGATCATGAGGGCGAAGCCGGGCATGACCACGCCGATCATGACGATCACGATCACGACTCCGAGCATCATGACGAAGCGCTGCAGGCAGAAGCCCCGCAGCCGGAGATCACCGCGATCCTGGTGCGCTATCGCAACGCGGCCGCCGCGATGCGCCTGCCCACCCAGATCAACCGCCAGACCGCATTGCAGGCCGCCGCGCCCGCGGCAGAGGCAGCGCGGCTGCTCGGGCTGTTCGGCTCGGTGATCGAGGGCGCCCGCTTGTTCGGCTGGCTGCTCGCGCTGTCGGCCGGGCTCAGCCTGTTCGTCGCGCTGTGGAGCGCGACCCGCGCGCGCGAGGGCGATCTGGCGCTGCTGCGGGTGATGGGAGCGACACCGGGGGCGGTGTTCGGCACGATCCTGGCGGAAGGGCTGCTGATCGCGGCGATCGGCGCAGTCGGAGGCATCGCGCTCGCGCACGCGGCGATGGCGGCAGCATCCAGCGCCTTCCCGACGATCAGCGAACTTGGCATTTCGGCGCTACGCTTCCTTCCCGGCGAGGCCGTGATCCTCGGCGCGGCGCTGACCATCGGGCTGGTCGCGGCAGCGATCCCCGCCATCCGCATCTTCCGGGTCGATCTGGCCGAAACCCTGGCAAAATACAGTTGA